One stretch of Methyloversatilis sp. RAC08 DNA includes these proteins:
- a CDS encoding GGDEF domain-containing response regulator, whose protein sequence is MSMKALIIEDSQTGLAVISQHLERMGILPIAATDGEAGIAAFREHNPDIVLLDVVLPGIDGYEVARRIRAIEQSGEWTPILFLTARTADTDLVQGITAGGDDYLFKPVSEVVLAAKVRAMQRILQMRYSLVVLTRKLDAANQELTRLSSLDGLTGLANRRQLDETIMREWRRAARYKRPIALALVDVDNFKQYNDTYGHIAGDECLKSVANALLAVSRRPSDLVARYGGEEFALVLPETDLSGARRVGEGLCDSIRALGIEHRAVPGGKLTISVGVASTTPGQESGGPQSLLAEADFALYSAKAGGRDRVGYKVPEVAVE, encoded by the coding sequence ATGTCCATGAAAGCGCTGATCATTGAAGATTCCCAGACGGGGCTCGCCGTCATCAGTCAGCATCTCGAACGAATGGGCATTCTGCCTATTGCCGCCACCGACGGCGAAGCCGGCATTGCCGCTTTCCGTGAACACAACCCGGACATCGTGCTGCTCGACGTGGTGCTGCCGGGCATCGACGGCTACGAGGTCGCGCGACGCATCCGCGCCATCGAGCAGTCCGGCGAATGGACGCCCATCCTCTTCCTGACCGCGCGTACCGCCGATACCGATCTGGTGCAGGGCATCACCGCCGGCGGAGATGACTACCTGTTCAAGCCGGTCAGCGAAGTGGTGCTGGCGGCAAAGGTACGTGCGATGCAGCGCATCCTTCAGATGCGCTATTCGCTGGTGGTGCTGACGCGCAAGCTCGATGCCGCCAATCAGGAATTGACCCGGCTGAGTTCGCTCGACGGCCTGACCGGGCTGGCCAACCGCCGCCAGCTCGACGAAACCATCATGCGCGAATGGCGGCGCGCGGCACGCTACAAGCGGCCGATCGCGCTGGCACTGGTCGATGTGGACAACTTCAAGCAGTACAACGACACCTACGGTCACATCGCCGGCGACGAATGCCTGAAAAGCGTCGCCAATGCCTTGCTCGCGGTGTCGCGCCGACCGAGTGATCTGGTGGCGCGCTACGGTGGCGAGGAATTCGCGCTGGTGCTGCCGGAAACGGATCTGAGCGGTGCGCGCCGGGTCGGCGAGGGTTTGTGCGACTCGATCCGCGCGCTCGGCATCGAACATCGTGCGGTGCCGGGCGGCAAGCTGACCATCAGTGTCGGCGTCGCCAGCACGACACCCGGGCAGGAAAGCGGCGGTCCGCAAAGCCTGCTCGCAGAGGCCGACTTCGCGCTCTATTCCGCCAAGGCCGGCGGTCGTGACCGCGTCGGCTACAAGGTGCCGGAAGTCGCCGTGGAGTGA